The sequence AGATACCCCTGTGGACATTAATTTATGCAATTGATGGCAGGGCACAATTTCTATGCCTACATCTGCTTTATGTTCATTGAAGAAATATTGGAACTTAGCAAGGTCATAAAACATAAAAGGATACTTACCAAACTGAACTTCGATTAGCACCTTACCAAGGCAGAAATCAATTTGCTTGTAAGAGCGAATTATTTTTGTATTATAATTCGGTAACTCTATATTAAAAGTGTCTCTTAGTTCTTTATAACCCAAACTCTGAAATTTATCTTTGAACTGGGCATATATGTCTTTTGGAGAAAATAGTGATTTACTTTTTCTTGTTTTTTCTTTACTAATCTTGGTTTGGGGTGGGGAAATAGCTTTAATTACTTCTTTTACTTCCCCAAGAATTTCAGGGTATTTCACCATCAAAATTTCCAAACCGCCAAAATATGAGTATTCATAAATAAAGTTCATTTTCTCAAACACCAATCAAAACACATACTAAGTGTTTTCGTTTATATCGTTTAAATTCACAATAATCGGTTTCCTCGCTTTCGGTTGTGTTTTTAACATTTCCAAGCAAGCACTTTGAAAATAAATAAAGGTTAGCTTCAGGGCACCCATTATTGCAAATTTTCTGCACTGCGTTTTATAGTAAAATACTATTTTCGGCGCTACCGGACATC is a genomic window of Candidatus Cloacimonas sp. containing:
- a CDS encoding BglII/BstYI family type II restriction endonuclease gives rise to the protein MNFIYEYSYFGGLEILMVKYPEILGEVKEVIKAISPPQTKISKEKTRKSKSLFSPKDIYAQFKDKFQSLGYKELRDTFNIELPNYNTKIIRSYKQIDFCLGKVLIEVQFGKYPFMFYDLAKFQYFFNEHKADVGIEIVPCHQLHKLMSTGVSYGEQLINDVERLNRHFTAVPVAIYLIDI